The genomic DNA TTTAATACAATTCCAATATTGCTGTGCCTCGCCTTCCGGATCGCTCTCAATCCGCTGCGTGTAATAGTAGGCAACAGAGCGATCGCAGGTTTCTCTCCACCAGTGCCAGTATTCCGATAGGGTTGAGAGGAGGCTTGTCCGGGGAGATTGCGATCGTTGAGGAAGGTAAGCCATAACCTATACCTAAAGTTAGAGGAACTGAACTTCGGTTTAGTATAGTAGGCGACGCAATACTAATTCCTATATCGTTACTTAACGATATACCTCTGACTCACGCAAATAAAAAGATTGGTAAATCCTTCTGACGCAGCAGGTTGGAAAAGCCTGTCCTGGACATAATTCAGGTGATATGTTCCCTCACCGATCGATTCATGCCCATTTCCCAAATTTTCCTCCAGGCTCAAGCAGCTCCCTGTTCCCGTTTGATCTTCGGGGCGTGGCGAATGGCGCAGTGGCAGATGACAACTTTCCAAATTCGCGAGCTGATCGATCGCTGTTTGGAATGGGGCATTACCAGCTTTGATCATGCCGATATCTACGGGGACTATACCTGCGAAGGGCTATTTGGGGCAGCGTTGGCAGAAGCTCCAGCCCTGCGAGAACAGATTCAAATTATCGATAAATGCGGCATCAGGCTGGTGTCCGATCGTCGTCCGCAGCATCAAATGCACGATTACGATACGAGTGCCGCCCACATCATCGCTTCGGTAAATCATTCCCTCAAACAGCTTCACACGGATTATCTGGATGTTTTGTTAATCCATCGTCCCGATCCCCTCATGGATGCGGATGACGTCGCCCAGGCATTTATCGATTTGCACCAGGCGGGAAAAGTGCGTCATTTTGGCGTGTCTAATTTCACACCCAGTCAATTTAATTTACTGGCTTCGCGTCTGCCCTTTCCGCTGGTAACGAATCAAGTTGAGATTTCCGTGCTGCACCTCGACCCCTTCACCGACGGCACCCTTGATCAGTGTCAGCAGCTGCGGATTGCCCCAATGGCATGGTCTCCCCTGGCGGGCGGTCGTCTCTTTCAGTCCCAAAATCATCAACCGCAAAATCATCAGCCGCAAAACGATCGGACTCAGCGAGTTCGTGCCGCACTTCAACAGGTCGGCGAACAGCTCAACGGAGCCACGACCGATCAGGTGGCATTTGCGTGGTTACTCACCCATCCGGCAAAAATTATCCCGATTCTGGGGACAGGTAAGATCGATCGCATCCAATCCGCAGTAGCGGCAGAAAAACTACGGCTATCTCGCGAACAGTGGTTCACGATCTGGACTGCCTCGACGGGTGCAGAAGTCCCTTAAATCCCATAAAAAAGCGTGGCAGGACAAACCCACCACACTCAATAGAATCATTTGAATAATCTAGAGAACGATCGCTCCTAAGCCATAAAGAAACGATCGCCCATCAAGTCAATTCAAACAAACGAATTCAAACTACACCGCAGCGAAGAAATCCTTCGACTTCACGGGGTCAGGAATCATCGTTGCTTCACCGGGCTTCCAGTTTGCGGGGCAAACCTCATCCGGGTGGGACTGAACGTACTGGATTGCTTGCAGGGTGCGGAGGGTTTCATCCACACTGCGACCGAATGCCAGGTTGTTGATCGTAGAGTGCTGGATCACACCATCTTTGTCGATGATGAACAGACCGCGCAGAGCTACACCCGCTTCGGGGTCAAGCACGTTGTAAGCAGCGCTGATTTCCTTCTTGATGTCCGCCACGAGGGGATAGTTCAGGTCGCCCACACCGCCGGACTTCCGATCGGTCTGCGTCCATGCCAGGTGAGAGAATTCGCTATCTACCGATACGCCCAGAACTTCGGTGTTGATGCTCTTGAACTCTTCGTAGCGATCGCTGAATGCCGTAATTTCAGTCGGGCAAACAAAGGTGAAGTCGAGCGGATAGAAGAACAGCACGACATACTTGCCGCGATAGTCGGACAGCTTGATCGTCTTGAATTCCTGATCATAAACAGCGGTTGCCGTGAAGTCAGGAGCAGCCTGACCAACCCGAAGGCATCCTTGCTGGCTGTAAGACAAGGTCATGAATTACTCTCCTTTAATGCGTCTCAGTGCGTCTAACAATGCGTCTAACAATATGAACTTTCCACCGAATCCTGTCCTGAACTCTGGTCAAGCTATGCAGTTTGAGGATGCAGCTTAAACGAATCGAGATTCAGATTGAGGTTCAGATTAAGGTTCCAAACTTGCGCAGGTTCAGATTTATTCAGATCATCAGATCAATCACGACGGAAAACAGGGAATCTTTGATTGAAACTTTTCTCCCGAACACCTGCTTCAAACGCCTAACCCGGACGTTTCGCTCAAGCGTCATCGAAAGCTCCACAGATTCAATGCTGCAATCGATCGTCATTACGATCTGTAACGACTATATCATAGTCATAACGATTTTGAGTAGTCCTAAGCTAAAGTCATTCCGACAACACCTTCCCGCACCTCCCCACTCCCCTACTTCCCCATCTACCCCCAGGAGACCCCCTTGGATCGAATCCACGATCGCGACACCCGTGAATGGCTGCTAACCAACGGAATTGGCGGATTTGCCTGTGGAACTGTCTGCGATGCCCATACTCGCACTTACCACGGCTGGCTAATGGCGGCTCTGGAGCCTCCGGCAAAGCGAACTTTGCTGCTGTCCCGAATTGATGCGGCGATCGAGGTTGGTGGGCAGAAAATTCCCCTCGGCGTCAACTTCTGGGTGAGCGGTGCCATTGCGCCGCAGGGCGATCGGCTATTGCGATCATTTACCGCTGATCCAGTGCCTACCTGGATTTGGGGACAGACTGGAGGACAGACCGAAGAACAGACTGAAGGAGAGATGAATTGGCAGCTTCAGCGAAGACTGATTATGCCCTACGGATTGCTGCCCGCCTCCCAGCGTGACGACCCCCCCGGACTGCGAAATCGCACCCTAATTCACTATTCCTACAAAGGCAACCAGCCTGCTCGATTGATCCTGCGTCCCCTGATTGCCGATCGCACACTGCATTATCAGCAGCGAGAGCAGCCGGATTTGCAGTTCGTTCAGCTGGTGGAGTCCAATCGCGTATTGCTTCAGGCAAAAACTTCGACCAGGGTAGGCACTTCCTGGCAGCTGTCCTGGACGGTAGGCACTTATGAAGCGGATGGGCTATGGTACCGGGACTATCATTACCCGGAGGAAACAAAGCGAGGACTTGCCGATCGGGAAGATCTCTATAGTCCGGGGCGACTGACGGTTTCGCTTCAGCCGGGAGAAACGGTGACGATCGGGGCACGGGTGCGGGATTTCGATCGCTATCAGGCGCGGGAGATGCTGGACAACACCACCTTCGATCGCCTGGTTGCCGCTGAGCAGGAGCGATTAAAGACCGTCTTTGCGCCTTATCAATACGATCGATCAAACCAGGAATCAAACCAGAAGCCCAGTGTGCCACTTCAGTTGCTCCAGGCGAGCGATCGCTTTATTGTCTATCGGGCTGTGAAAAACCGTCCCACGATGATTGCGGGCTACCCGTGGTTTAGCGAATGGGGCAGGGATACGCTAATTGCACTGCCGGGAATGGCACTGACGACGAAACGCTACGACCTGGCGAAGGATCTGCTGCGGACTTGCAGCGACTACTGCGATCGCGGCTTAATTCCCAATCGGTTTCCGGATGAGAGGGCAGAGCCGTCCTACGGCAGTATGGATGTGGGGCTGTGGTGGATTGAGGCACTGGGGCTATACCTGGAGGCGACGCAGGACTGGGCGTTTCTGGTGGAGCAGTATCCGACGGTGGGCAAGATCTACAAGGGGCTGACGGTGGGGACGCTGCACAACATTCGCGTCGATGCCGCCGATAATCTTGTCACCTGGGATGTGCCGAATCTGGCGCTCACATGGATGGATGCCCTGGTTGCCGATCAGCCTGTGACCCCTCGAAAAGGAAAGCCGATCGAAGTCAATGCCCTCTGGTATTCGGCACTCTGCTGGGCGGCAAAGTGGGCAGAGCAGCTTCAGCAGTCCGATCGGGGGGAGCATCTCGATCGCGGAACGCTCGCCAATCAAGCAAGGCGATACAGCCAGCAGGCAATCCAGGTGAAGCAATCGCTGCAAAAGTTCTGGAATCCGGCGGCAAATTATCTGTTTGACTGCATTTCGCCCGACGATATTCCCGATGCCAGTATTCGTCCCAATGCGGCGATCGCCCTCTCGCTGAGCCACTGTGCCTTTGATACAGAAATTGGTCAGCCCGTAATGCAAACGGTTTGCGATCGGCTCCTCACCCCCTACGGACTCCGCTCCCTCGATCCGGCAGACCCGCGATACGAAGGCAGGTATGAGGGCGGCATCTGGCAGCGCGATCGGGCATACCATCAGGGGGCGGTCTGGAGCTGGCTGGTCGGGGCATTTGTACGGGGTTGGCGGCGATTCTATCCCGGTCAGGCAATTCCCTTTGACCCGGAACCGCTGTGGCAGCATGTTCAGCAGCAGGCAGGTTTAGGCTTTATCTCGGAAATATTTGATGGGGATACCCCCCATTTGCCGCGCGGCGCATTTGCCCAAGCCTGGTCAGTGGCAGAATTGCTGCGTCACTGGGAGGACATTCACTGGGAGGATGTTCACTGGGAGGATGTTGCTTCACGGAGCGATCGATAAACCTCCGCCAAGTCCTGAAGCTGGTAGTGGGCATTTAAGCCGCTTGGATTCGGCAGAACCCAGATTAAAGTCCCTTCCCAGCGATCGGACTGCTGTCCCATTTTGGCTTTAGGCTGCTGAAAGGCAAGTCGATAGGCACTCACGCCTAACACTGCTAAACATTTTGGACGGTAGGTTTGCAGCTTTTGGGCAAGGGACTGCTGCGCCGCCACAAATTCCTCGGCAGCAACTTCATCGGCTCTGGCGGTTGCCCGATCGACAATATTGGTAATTCCGTAGCCCAGCTTCAGCAAGTCCCGATCCTCGTCGGCAGAATAGAGGCGATCGGTAAAGCCTGCGAGGTGAAGTGTTTTCCAGAAGCGATTTCCCGGACGGGCAAAATGATGTCCCACGACGGCACTGTAGAGACTGGGATTGATGCCGCAAAATAGAACGTTTAGATCGCGATCGATAATATCGGCGACGGTGGCATTGTAGGCGGCTTGGATGTCCGCTTTCGTGGGTTTATAGCTCGGCGAGTTGCCGGACTTGTGAGTTGGCTTGTGAGTTGGCTTGTGATCTGGCTTAATCGACACCCTGAAACCGGATTGGTAGACTGGAGTTCAGCTCGATCCTAGTCCAGGAAACCGCTGAGCGACAATTTTCGATCGCCTTTTCAATTGCTTTTCCCAATCGCCTTTCCCAAGATTCCTCTTATGCCAGACCCCAAACTTCCAACGCCACCCGATCCCCTGCCGCCAGAGGAGCGAGTGTTGCGGATCAAAAGCCAGATTGATGCAGAGGAATCCGTCGCGCAGGCAAAGAAGATCTTTTTGCGGCTGTTGATTGGGGGACTGGTACTGGGTGTTATTTCATCGATCGTGATCGTCCAACTGCTTAAGGCGCTAGACCGGACGTTTAATACTGATTTCGCACCCTCCCGTTCCCCGGCTTCTCAGCAAAACCGCTAAATCACGGCTCAGGCAGAATTTCAGCTTCCGCTCGTTTCCTGGGAAGTTGGCTCCTGTGAATCCGTCGGGGCTGCGACCGCATCCTTCGCCTTTGCCCGCTCCTCTTTCTTTTTGCGATCGGCTTTCAGAATATCCGCCAGTACAATCTGCGCCTGTGCCATCTTCTCCAGGTTGCTGCGATAGAGTTCCAGGTCTTTCTGAACCTTATCGGTGGAGAAGTTCAGCGCTTCTGCCAGGGTTTGCAAGGTTTCATTCCGCTGCTTTTCGTCCTTCACCAGTTCTGGATTCATGGTCTCCAGCAGAGTGTATAGACCCACGGCAAACGGACGGTTGTACTTAAACTTGGGATTGGCGGCGACTGCCTTCAGACTGCCAATAATGCTGCCCGCCTCTGTCGTGGAAAGATTTTTGACCTGATTGACAAAATCCCCTAGCGGCACAGAAGCTGCCTCCGACAGTAGTTGAGCGGCATCGTTACGGTATCGCTGCGGATCGTCCTGCAATGCCTGACAGATGGCATTAAAAATAGAATCCTTGTCTTCCTCTGGAAGATAGCCCTGCATAAAGCGATCGAAGGATGTGACCACACCAAGGGCATAGATCGGGTTGTAGCTAAAATCAGTATTCACCGACAGCAGATGCATTTCTACCATCAGCTCATCCACGACCCGCCGATAGATCGAGTTGATCGGGCGCGTGTGCAGGGTGTAAAACGCTCTTTTGGTATCGGAAACGGTGCGGACGTTATTCACAGCCAATTCTAGAAATAGACCTTTCCCATTATCCCACATTCGTTCCAGACTGGGCTGATGCAGAGTCCAATCCGTCCAACGGTAGAATTTAGGGCGGTAGAATTTGGGACGATCGATTTGTGAATATTCAGAGTCGAGTCAAATCTCCCGTAAATCTCGTGTTCAGGCTCAGCCTGAATATGGCTTGGAGGCGGCTCTGCCGCTAGCTAACTGAAATCAGGAGGCAGAGCCTCCCATCGGCATTCCAACGCAGAGCACTGGAACGAGGTGAACGAGGTGAATTTGGGCGATCGATTTCTGGACTATTAGGCAAAACTAGTAGGCAAAATCAGAAGCCACAATCATCGTCCCCGTCCCGGCATCCGTGAAAATTTCCAGCAGGAGGGCATGGGGCAAACGACCGTCGATAATGTGGGCAGCCCGGACTCCCTGCGCCAGCGATCGCACACAGCAGTTGACTTTAGGAATCATGCCGCCGGAGACAATGCCGGAATCGATTAGCTGACGGGCTTCCTGAATATCGACTTTCGAGATGAGGGTGCTGGCATCCTTGTAGTCCCGCAAAATGCCGGAGGTGTCTGTCATCAAAATCAGCTTTTCTGCCCCCAGAGCAGCCGCCAGTTCCCCCGCCACCGTATCCGCGTTGATGTTGTAAGCCTGCCCGCTATCATCCGCTGCAACGCTCGACACCACAGGAATGTAGCCGCTGTTTACCAGGGAATTGATCAGCTTTACGTCGATCGAACTCACTTCGCCCACAAAGCCAATGCCCTCCTGCCCCTGCGGACGTGCCCGAATCAGATTGCCATCCTTACCGCACAGTCCCACCGCAACACCGCCCGCCTGCTGGATCAGGGACACGAGTTCCTTGTTCACCCGACCCACCAGCACCATTTCCACCACATCCATCGTGGCAGCATCCGTAACGCGCAGCCCGTTCTTGAACTGTGGCTCAATGCCCAGCTTGTCCAGCCAGGAGTTAATTTCGGGTCCGCCGCCATGCACCACCACCGGACGCAAGCCCACGCAGGATAGGAACACAATGTCGCGAATCACCGTTTCCTTCAGGTTGCCGTCCTTCATTGCCGCGCCGCCGTACTTGACGACGATCGTGCGTCCACTGAACTGCTGAATGTAGGGTAGAGCTTCACTGAGAACGCGAACGCGGGTGGCTTCTTCTCGCTGGATAAATTCTTGGTCGAGCATGGTGACGCAAAAACGGCTTCAAGGATTTGCATTAATGCAGTGTATCAGGCAGGGATGGGGGGAATGGTGTTTGTTAATGCGATCGATCGGTTTTGGGAATGGGGAGTGGGGAAGAGCTAAACCGCTGCCTTCGCCCTGCGAACAAGGAAATGGGGAGGAATTAAATCGCTCCCTACTCCCTGCTTCCTGTGAACAGAGAAAGCCCAAAATAATGAACTCCAATGATGATAAATCCTCACGGATACAGGCTGAGTCCCTGGCGGGTGGCAGTCCCAATTAGAATCGCAGCAATTTGAGTCGGGGTGAGCGTGGGATTGGCTTGCAGCATCAGGGCGGCTACACCGGACACCAGGGGAACGGCAAAAGAGGTGCCGCTGTTGTCGGCTCGATAGCCACCGCCCCGATCGGTCGCAAACAGATCTACTCCGGGAGCTACCAAAAAGGGGAAGGGTCGATTGCCTGCGGGATTTGAGAAGTCGGCAAGCTGGAAGTTTCGATCGATCGCCCCCACTGCAATTCCCAACCCCTGAAGGGCGGCGTAGCCAGGTTCTATAGGACGGAGGGCACCAAAGTCTTCGCGATCGTTTCCGGCTGCCATAACCACGGTGACGCCTGCTTTTTGAGCTTCCCGCAGCGCCGCCATATTTTCCGGGAGGGACTGGAACAGCGAGAAGCCAGGGGAGGAACTGAGGCTCATATTAATCACCTTCGCGCCGCTGCGAATGGCATAGCGGATGCCATCTGCCACCGAATTGCTGTCTCCGCTTTCCTCGTTATCGCTTAACACCCGCACGGGCAAGATTTTGGCACCGGAGGCAATACCGGGCGATCGGCTGAGGGGAGAAGCGGCAATAATTCCGGCGACCGCCGTGCCATGTCCATCGGAGTCAGAAGGATCGTTGTCCTGGGAGACAAAATCCCAGCCGTTGACATCGTCGATGAAGCCGTTGCGATCGTCGTCAATGCCGTTTGTAGGAATTTCGCCTGGGTTGCGCCAGAGATTCGATACGAGATCGGGATGGCGATAATCCACGCCCGTATCCAGCACTGCGACGATGACATCCTTGCCGTCGAAACCGCTGGTGGGGAGTGTGCCTGCCCCGATCGCATCTATGCCCCAATTGGCATTGCCGGAGCTTCCCAGGACGGAAACTGATCTGCCGGATGCCTGGGAAACTGCCGCTGCTGCATTCACTAAGCCGTAGCCGTAAAAGAAATTGAAGCCGGGAGTGGACGGAATCAATCGGCTTTGCAGGCTATAGCGTCCTTCCTGAAGCGTTCCCAAAATTGGATTAGGGGAAACGCTAACCCGCACCTGATAGCGAACTCCGGGCTGAACGGTGAACACCAGTCGCGCATTGGGATCAAAGCTGTCCGTATCTTCTCCGTAAAGCAGAATTCGGCGAGTCCGGGCATCGCGCAGTTCCAGGTAGGCATCAAACTGTCTGGATTTGAGGTTAATTTCAATCTGCTGACCGGGTTTAACCCCGCGCAGATCGTACTCATCGATAAACGAAGACAGCCCAAAGCTAAACGGATCGCCCTCTTTTAGAACGCCCTGAATCCGCTGGTTCGATCGCAGACTTGCCAATCGATTCGATCGGGAACTGGACGATCGCGCCGACCGCGCATCGATATCTGCAACCCTGCGGGATCGCAAACGCTGTACTGAAACTTGACCCACGGGCTGGCTGACAGACAGAGAAGGGGATGCAGAACGCTCTATGCGAGAATTCAAATTCTGGAGATCGTGCCTTCGGAAGATTGGGAAGCGATCGGACGTGGCAGCAGACAGCATAAAACCGCAGGAAACACTGGAATCAACAAAAGACCAGACCTCCAAACTAGCTTAACCAGTTCCCTCGCCATATAACCCGATCGGGTACCGCGAAACCGGACGCGATCGAACATGATTCGATACAATCGTCTCTATCCCTATCGCATTATCTAGAACTTGCTGTGACAGTGACAGAACCCGGAAGCTACAAAGACACAGTTAATTTGCCGCAAACGAAATTTGATATGCGGGCAAACGCCACGAAGCGCGAACCCGAACTTCAGCAGTTTTGGGCAGACCAGCGAATTTATGAAAAGCTGTCGGAAAGCAATCCGGGTGAACCCTTCATTCTGCACGACGGTCCTCCCTACGCCAACGGTGCGCTGCACATTGGGCACGCTCTGAACAAGATCCTCAAGGACACGATTAACAAATATCAGCTTTTGCGCGGTCGCAAGGTGCGCTATGTACCGGGCTGGGACTGCCACGGGCTGCCGATCGAGCTAAAAGTGCTGCAAGCCATGAAGCCGGAGGAGCGGGCACACCTTACCCCGATCGAGCTTCGTCAGCGGGCAAAAAATTGGGCGATCGAGCAGGCACAGCAGCAGGCAACGGGCTTCAAGCGATATGGCGTATGGGGCGACTGGAGCCATCCCTATCTGACACTGACGCCGGACTATGAGGCGGCACAAATTGGCGTATTTGGGCAAATGGCGCTGAAGGGCTACATTTATCGCGGCTTAAAGCCCGTTTACTGGAGTCCCAGTTCCCAAACGGCTCTGGCAGAAGCGGAGCTAGAGTATCCCGATGGTCACACTTCGCGCAGTATCTACGTGGCGTTTCGAGTGGTCAGTCTGGCGGACAGTGCCGAAGCATTTAAGCCCTATCAGGATGATCTGGGTGTAGCGATCTGGACGACGACCCCCTGGACGATTCCCGCAAACCTGGCTGTGGCGGTAAATGGCGATCTGAAATATTCGGTGGTGGAGTCTGCGGACGGTAAACTGCCAACGAAATATCTGATTGTCGCGACGGAACTGGTCGATCGCCTCTCGAAGCTGTTTGAAACCGAACTGACGGTGAAAGCGACGCTGAAGGGTTCGGAACTGGAGTTTTCTAGCTATCAGCATCCGTTGTATGACCGCACTAGCCCGATCGTGGTCGGCGGCGACTATATCACTACGGAGTCTGGTACGGGTCTGGTTCACACCGCTCCCGGTCACGGCATGGACGACTTTATTGTGGGTCAGCGGTATGGTCTGTCTGTCCTGTCTCCCGTCGATGATGTGGGCAACTTCACCGCCGAAGCGGGACCGTTTGAGGGGCTGAATGTCCTCAAGAACGCGAACGAGGCAATTATCCAGGCGTTAGCCGATGCCCATGCCCTGCTGAAGGAAGAAACCTACGCCCACCGCTATCCCTACGACTGGCGCACCAAGAAGCCCGTGATCTATCGCGCCACAGAACAGTGGTTCGCTTCGGTAGACGGATTCCGCGAAGAGGCAATGCAGGCGATCGGCGAAGTGCAGTGGATTCCCGAACAGGGCGAAAACCGGATCACGTCGATGGTGTCGGAGCGATCGGACTGGTGTATCTCTCGCCAGCGAACTTGGGGTGTGCCAATTCCGGTGTTCTATGACGAAGAAACAAATGAGCCACTTCTGAACGCAGAGACGATCGATCACGTTCAGAAGCTCTTTGCCGAAAAAGGCTCGGATGCCTGGTGGCAATTGCCGATCGAGGAACTGCTGCCGGAGTCCTATCGCAACAACGGCAAGACCTACCGCAAGGGCACGGACACAATGGACGTCTGGTTCGATTCCGGGTCATCCTGGGCAGCGGTGGCAAAGGCGCGAGGCTTGGGCTATCCGGTGGATATGTACCTGGAAGGTTCTGACCAGCACCGGGGATGGTTCCAGTCCAGCTTGCTAACCAGTGTGGCGGTAAACGGAACTGCGCCCTACAAAACGGTTCTGACTCACGGCTTCACCCTGGACGAACAGGGACGCAAGATGAGCAAATCTCTGGGCAACGTGGTCGATCCGGCGATCGTGATCGAAGGCGGCAAGAACCAGAAAGAGGAGCCTCCCTACGGAGCGGATGTGCTGCGGCTGTGGGTATCGTCGGTGGACTACTCTTCGGATGTGTCCGTGGGTAAGAACATCCTGAAGCAAATGGCGGATGTGTACCGCAAGATCCGCAACACGGCGAGATTCCTGCTGGGCAACCTGCATGACTTCGATCCGGCAAAGAACTCCGTGTCCTACGACCAGCTTCCCGAACTCGATCGCTATCTGCTGCACCGCATGACCAAAGTATTTGCCGAAGTCACCGATGCCTACGATACCTATCAGTTCTATCGCTTCTTCCAGACCGTGCAAAATTTCTGCGTGGTCGATCTGTCGAACTTCTATCTGGATATCGCGAAGGATCGGCTTTACATCAGCGCAGCAAACTCTCCCCGCCGTCGAAGCTGTCAGACCGTGCTGGCGATCGCCCTGGAAAATCTGGCTCGATCGATCGCTCCCGTACTATCTCACTTGGCGGAAGACATCTGGCAGGCAATTCCCTACTCGACTCCGTACCAGTCTGTGTTTGAGGCTGGTTGGGTGCAAGTGGAGGCAGGCTGGAAACAACCCCCACTGGCAGGCAAATGGGAGCAGCTGCGCGAAATCCGCGATCAGGTAAACCGAGTTCTAGAAAAGGCGCGATCGGATAAGACGATCGGCTCTTCCCTGGAAGCGAAAGTTCTCCTCTACGTGGGCGATCTGGAACTGCGGCAAGCAATGGCAGAAATGAACCCGCCAGACAGTCTGCTGGGCAATGGCGTAGACGAACTGCGCTACCTGCTGATTACTTCTCAGGTGGAGCTATTGGATAATCCTGCACCCCTGGCGGATCTGAAATACCAGTCACAAACGGATGGCTTGGGAATCGGTGTAGCCGATGCAGATGGAGAAAAGTGCGATCGCTGCTGGAACTACTCGCTTCAGGTGGGTAAGTCCTCGCTGCATCCTCTCCTGTGCGAACGGTGTATTCCTGCCCTCGACGGCAAATTTTAAGGTAAATCCCAATCTGTGAATTCGACCTTTTCTGATGCCGCCTGCCTGCTGGTCACACACGGAAGCCGCGACCCGCGTCCGGAAATTGCGCTGGATCATCTCGTCAAGCTGATGTCCGATCGATCGCCCAATTATCTGATCGGCACGGCTCAACTTGAACTGGCTCCCGAACCGCTGCACCAGCAGATTCTTCGTTTTGCCCAGCTTGCGATCGATCGCGGCAAGACCCGTCTGCAAATTCTGCCGCTGTTTTTGCTGGCAGGGGTTCACGTAATGGAGGACATTCCCGCCGAGGTGGCGCTAGCCCGATCGAAGCAGTTGGATTTGGCGATCGAGATTCTGCCTCATACCGGACAGCACCCGGACTTCTGGAAACTGCTGATCAATCCCGTCGATGAAATTGGCACCTCTCCCCACGCCGGAAAAATTTTGCTGGCACACGGCAGTCGGCGCGAGGGAGCGAATCAGCCGATCGTCCAAATCGCGGCTCAGCTTAGAGCAATGCCTGCCTTCTGGTCAGTCGAACCCAATCTCGAAACTCAGGCGACAAATCTGATCCGGCAGGGCTGTCAGGAAATTTGCGTTTTGCCCTACTTTCTGTTTG from Leptolyngbya ohadii IS1 includes the following:
- a CDS encoding sirohydrochlorin chelatase, which gives rise to MNSTFSDAACLLVTHGSRDPRPEIALDHLVKLMSDRSPNYLIGTAQLELAPEPLHQQILRFAQLAIDRGKTRLQILPLFLLAGVHVMEDIPAEVALARSKQLDLAIEILPHTGQHPDFWKLLINPVDEIGTSPHAGKILLAHGSRREGANQPIVQIAAQLRAMPAFWSVEPNLETQATNLIRQGCQEICVLPYFLFEGGITDAIEQQVQQIAQQFPYVKLHLGRAIGASPALADFLLALIDR
- the ileS gene encoding isoleucine--tRNA ligase, whose amino-acid sequence is MTVTEPGSYKDTVNLPQTKFDMRANATKREPELQQFWADQRIYEKLSESNPGEPFILHDGPPYANGALHIGHALNKILKDTINKYQLLRGRKVRYVPGWDCHGLPIELKVLQAMKPEERAHLTPIELRQRAKNWAIEQAQQQATGFKRYGVWGDWSHPYLTLTPDYEAAQIGVFGQMALKGYIYRGLKPVYWSPSSQTALAEAELEYPDGHTSRSIYVAFRVVSLADSAEAFKPYQDDLGVAIWTTTPWTIPANLAVAVNGDLKYSVVESADGKLPTKYLIVATELVDRLSKLFETELTVKATLKGSELEFSSYQHPLYDRTSPIVVGGDYITTESGTGLVHTAPGHGMDDFIVGQRYGLSVLSPVDDVGNFTAEAGPFEGLNVLKNANEAIIQALADAHALLKEETYAHRYPYDWRTKKPVIYRATEQWFASVDGFREEAMQAIGEVQWIPEQGENRITSMVSERSDWCISRQRTWGVPIPVFYDEETNEPLLNAETIDHVQKLFAEKGSDAWWQLPIEELLPESYRNNGKTYRKGTDTMDVWFDSGSSWAAVAKARGLGYPVDMYLEGSDQHRGWFQSSLLTSVAVNGTAPYKTVLTHGFTLDEQGRKMSKSLGNVVDPAIVIEGGKNQKEEPPYGADVLRLWVSSVDYSSDVSVGKNILKQMADVYRKIRNTARFLLGNLHDFDPAKNSVSYDQLPELDRYLLHRMTKVFAEVTDAYDTYQFYRFFQTVQNFCVVDLSNFYLDIAKDRLYISAANSPRRRSCQTVLAIALENLARSIAPVLSHLAEDIWQAIPYSTPYQSVFEAGWVQVEAGWKQPPLAGKWEQLREIRDQVNRVLEKARSDKTIGSSLEAKVLLYVGDLELRQAMAEMNPPDSLLGNGVDELRYLLITSQVELLDNPAPLADLKYQSQTDGLGIGVADADGEKCDRCWNYSLQVGKSSLHPLLCERCIPALDGKF